The following are encoded in a window of Platichthys flesus chromosome 19, fPlaFle2.1, whole genome shotgun sequence genomic DNA:
- the edf1 gene encoding endothelial differentiation-related factor 1 homolog, whose product MAESDWDTVTVLRKKGPTAAQAKSKQAITAAQRRGEDLETTKKWSAGQNKQHLVTKNTAKLDRETDELHHERVPLEVGKYIQQGRQERGLTQKDLATRINEKPQVIGDYECGRAIPNNQVMCKIERAIGLKLRGRDMGLPLEAKPKKK is encoded by the exons ATGGCAGAGAGCGACTGGGACACGGTGACTGTGCTGAGGAAGAAGGGGCCGACCGCTGCCCAAGCCAAGTCCAAGCAG GCTATCACGGCTGCTCAGAGACGTGGGGAGGACCTTGAGACAACCAAGAAAT GGTCTGCAGGACAGAACAAACAGCATCTGGTGACGAAGAACACGGCCAAACTGGACCGGGAAACAGACGAGCTGCACCATGAGAGGGTCCCACTGGAGGTGGGCAAGTACATCCAGCAaggcagacaggagagaggcCTGACCCAGAAAGACCTGGCCACT AGAATTAATGAGAAGCCTCAAGTCATTGGAGACTATGAATGTGGGAGAGCAATTCCCAACAACCAGGTCATGTGTAAGATAGAGAGAGCAATTG GCCTGAAACTGCGTGGGAGGGACATGGGACTCCCCCTGGAGGCAAAGCCCAAGAAGAAATGA